The genomic interval CGGTGTTTACCTGTATCCGACAGCCTAGAATTGCTTGCAGATAGCTAATTTTGATCTCTGAGAGAATGTTGATGCCTTCGCGTTGAAATTCTGCATCTTCATTCACAAATAAATAGACATACAAATCTCCTGGAGGACCGCTGCGCTGACCTGCATCGCCTTCGCCAGAAATCCTTAAGCGCGTACCATTATCTACCCCAGCCGGAATTGTAATTTTCAGTTTCTTGGTAACTTGGCGGACACCATTACCTTCACAGGCATCGCACTTTTCTTCGATCATCTGTCCTGTGCCATTACACGTAGGACAAGTAGATACTTGGGTAAAACTACCAAAAGGCGTACGTGTCACGCGCCGCACTTGACCAGAGCCACTACACGTCGAACAAGTACGCGGTCGAGTTCCTGGTTTTGCACCCGAACCGCTACAAACCTCACACGTTTCCAAGTGCGAAATGCGTATTTCTTTTTCGCCGCCAAAAACCGCTTCGCGAAAGTCTAATTTGAGATCTAGCCGTAGATCGTCGCCGCGAACCGGACCACTGCGCCGTGATCGCGTTTGTCCTGCACCAGAAAAACCGCTAAAGAAGCTTTCAAACAAATCGGCAAAGCCGCCCATGTCACCCATATCTTGGAATCCGCCGACTCCAACTCCACCAGCAACACCAGCTTCGCCAAAGCGATCGTAACGCGCGCGGGTTTCGGGTTCAGAAAGCACTTCGTAAGCCCGATTAATTTCTTTAAAGCGCTCCTCTGCTCCCGCTTCTTTGTTCACATCTGGGTGATACTTGCGGGCTAATCGCCGATAGGCGCGCTTGATTTCTTCTTTGTCGGCATCACGAGAAACACCTAAAATTTCGTAGTAGTCGCGGGCCATAAAGCGCTGCTTTGCTCGAGGTTAGTATTTGTATAAGTCTTAATTTATTTTAGATTATTGACAATCAAGCCATTATTCCCATACTACAACCTTAGTGGGGTACTGATAAGTACGCGATCGTCATTGCATATCATACTTTCTTAGGTTGCTAACAGGTAATGGGTAATTGTTGATAAATAGTCTTGCCGCAGTTTAGCAATTACCAGTTACCAATGACCAATTACCAGCCTTTATCTTCCGCCTGTTTTCAGTCAGTTCGTGTTACTCAATCGCTTCATAATCAGCTGTCACGGTGTAATCTTCATCAAAATCAAAATCTTCTGCAACGGTAGCATTATCTGCGGTGCTGAAATTGCTCGATTCAAAGTCACCTTTTTCCGTCGATACCACATCTTCGGTACTGATTTGTTGATTTGGTGCTTTCTCAGCGTTGTTATAGACATCTGTACCGATCACAAAGAGTGTTTGTTGAAAGTTATTTAATATTTGCTTGGCTTGCTCGACAGTGATTTCTTCAACAAAAGCGGCGCGTAGTTCCTCAGCTTTTTGGCTCACTTCCAGCTTCAGGCGATCGCTGATTAAGTGTTCATTATCCTTTAGCGTTGCTTCGTAGCTATACAACAAATCTTCTGCTTGGTTGCGCAAAGCAATCATTTCTATACGTTTTTTATCTTGTTCCGCATAGATTTCTGCCTCTTGACGCATTCGTTCGATTTCAGCAGCGCTTAAACCCCCAGTATTTGTAATGCAAATACTTTGCTCGCGCCCCGTACCTCTGTCTTGAGCCGAAACTTTGAGAATGCCATTGACATCGATTTCAAACGATACCTCAATTTGTGGGATTCCTCGCGGCGCGGGGGGAATTCCGGTTAAGAGGAACTTGCCAAGGCTTTTGTTGTCTTTGGCTAGTGGGCGTTCTCCCTGAAGCACGTGAATTTCTACCGACGATTGACCATCTGTTGCTGTGGAAAAAACCTGCGATTTACTCGTTGGAATCGTCGTATTGCGTTCGATAACTTTTGTAAAGACTTCGCCTAACGTTTCGATGCCAAGTGAAAGCGGTGTGACGTCTAACAGTAAAACATCTTCAACTTCGCCGCCCAATACCCCGCCTTGAATTGCTGCGCCTAAGGCTACTGCTTCATCGGGATTGACCGAACGTTCAGGAGTCTTGCCGTTGAAAAACTTTTGCACCGCATTGGTAACTGCTGGAATGCGCGTGGAACCACCAACCAAGATAATGCGGTCAATATCAGCAGGTTGCAAGCCACTATCTTTCAACGCCTGACTCATAGGTTGGATTGTCGCGGCGATTAAATGGTTGACTAATTCTTCAAATTTAGCGCGCGTCAGTTCCATTTCTAGATGCTTAGGACCACTCGCGTCAGCCGTAATAAAGGGAAGATTGATTGATGTCGTCCCCAGCGTCGAAAGTTCAATTTTGGCTTTTTCAGCGGCTTCCCGCAACCGCTGTAGCGCCATTTTGTCTACCGATAAATCAATTTTTTCTTGTTCGTGAAAACAGGCAAGCATCCAGTTAACGATACAGCTATCAAAGTCATCGCCGCCAAGATGATTGTTACCAGCCGTTGCTTTGACTTCAAAAACACCGTCGCCTAGCTGTAATATCGAGACATCGAAAGTACCGCCGCCAAGGTCAAATACCAGAATTTTTTGCTGTTGTTCGAGTTTGTCCAAGCCGTAAGCTAAAGCTGCTGCTGTAGGTTCGTTGATGATGCGTAGCACTTCTAGTCCAGCAATTGTGCCAGCGTCTTTGGTTGCTTGACGTTGAGCGTCTGTAAAGTACGCTGGTACCGTAATCACAGCTTGGGCGATCGCTTCACCTAAGAAACCTTCGGCCTCTTGTTTGAGCTTCCGCAAAATCATCGCAGAAATTTCTTGAGGGGTGTAGGTGCGATCGCGGATTTGGACATCTACGGTATCGTCGCGACCTTTAATACATTTGTATGGCACTCGGCTGCGCTCTGTAGCTGTATCGTCCCAGCGACGTCCGATAAATCGCTTGATGCTGTAGATCGTATTCTCCGCATTCGTGACAAGTTGGCGCTTCGCCAGTTGTCCGATGAGGTGATCGCTACCTTTACCAAAACCCACAACGCTGGGAGTTGTTCTTCCCCCCTCTGAATTGGCAATAACCATAGGTTGACCACCTTCTAAAATGGCAACACAACTGTTCGTGGTGCCTAAGTCGATGCCAATGACTTTTCCCATGTTTTCTAGTCGTAAGTGCGATTAGATTTTCAGAGTTTGTTTGACTCTTGGGGCAATTGCATCCACGGCGTCGATATTATACGGTTATTGCCAATGTGTGATTGACTACTCAGTGTCTGACGCTGCTGAGGTTTCTCCTGGTTCAGGAGCCGCCGCAACTTTCACTAAAGCATGACGTAAAACGCGATCGCCTAGGAAATATCCCCGGACTAATTCTTCTAACACTGTTCCTTCAGGATGTTCATCCGTAGGTTCACGCATTACGGCTTCATGATAGTTCGGATCAAATGGACTTCCTTCGGAGCGCATTGCAGAAACTCCTAGACGTTTCAAGGTATCTACCATTTGCTTATAAACGCTTTGGTAGCTTTTATGAATTGTCATTTCCGCGTCAGTTTGAGGCTTGATTTGCGATCGCGCCCGCTCAAAGTTATCGACTACAGGTAACAACTCGGTAATCGTGTCGCGTTTAATTTTTTGCTCAATTTCTTCTTTTTCCTTCTGCGTCCGCTTGCGGAAATTCTCAAAATCTGCCCCAATCCTTATATATTGAGAGGTGCGCTCCTCCAACTGCGATTTGAGCGATTCTACCTGTGCTGTTAATTCAGCTAATTGTTGCTGCCCTTGTTCAAAAGCAGCCGCCACAGTATTTTCCTCACCAGTCGTTTCGCCTGATGAGCTTGTGGAGTCTACTACTTGAGCATTTACCTCGGAATTATCATTCAAATTCATTGTTTCAGCTGAGGTGTTACTCTCTTGTTCTGCGATTTCTGTTTGCTTATCCTCGTCAACCATTATGCACCAATCTTAGATACTCGAAACTGCGTTGTATACTTACTTGTTTCACCGTACCTTTTCTAGGATGCACTAATTACACCCTAAGTAGCAAAACCTAGCGTAATTTTTTAGGAGTGTGGGAGAGTAGGAGCGTTGGACAGACCAAAATACTATTTTACCAACTACCCACTGCCCTCTGCTCCCACTCATTGCGTTACATAGCAACTTTACGAGAGTTTCTGGGAATACTCTTATGTGGAAACATTTCACGACTGATGTATGACCTACTCCCCCTCACAGCGGCGTGCCCTGATCGTCAAAAATGACTTTTCTCCTTTCGGCAATAAGGTGATTGAGTCGGGGTATGTCAGCAATGAACAGATGCAGCAAGCTCTGAGCGAAAGTCGTAAATCAAAAAGACCTATTATTGAAGTTTTAGAATCGCTGACTGGACGTCAACTATCACCCGACTTACTAAGATTTTACAAAAAACAGCAACTTTTTGAACTCAAAATTGTTTACGGAGTTGAATTTATCGACCCTGAGATTAATCAAATCGCTACCAATCAAGTTGCGAATTTAATCGACACGCTGATTCCGGTGGATATTTGCCGCCGTTTTCAATTAATTCCTTTATCGCAAACTGCTGATCCTCCTTCAGTGTTAGTTGCGATGGTCGATCCTGACCATCTTGAAGCGCAG from Chroogloeocystis siderophila 5.2 s.c.1 carries:
- the dnaK gene encoding molecular chaperone DnaK, whose product is MGKVIGIDLGTTNSCVAILEGGQPMVIANSEGGRTTPSVVGFGKGSDHLIGQLAKRQLVTNAENTIYSIKRFIGRRWDDTATERSRVPYKCIKGRDDTVDVQIRDRTYTPQEISAMILRKLKQEAEGFLGEAIAQAVITVPAYFTDAQRQATKDAGTIAGLEVLRIINEPTAAALAYGLDKLEQQQKILVFDLGGGTFDVSILQLGDGVFEVKATAGNNHLGGDDFDSCIVNWMLACFHEQEKIDLSVDKMALQRLREAAEKAKIELSTLGTTSINLPFITADASGPKHLEMELTRAKFEELVNHLIAATIQPMSQALKDSGLQPADIDRIILVGGSTRIPAVTNAVQKFFNGKTPERSVNPDEAVALGAAIQGGVLGGEVEDVLLLDVTPLSLGIETLGEVFTKVIERNTTIPTSKSQVFSTATDGQSSVEIHVLQGERPLAKDNKSLGKFLLTGIPPAPRGIPQIEVSFEIDVNGILKVSAQDRGTGREQSICITNTGGLSAAEIERMRQEAEIYAEQDKKRIEMIALRNQAEDLLYSYEATLKDNEHLISDRLKLEVSQKAEELRAAFVEEITVEQAKQILNNFQQTLFVIGTDVYNNAEKAPNQQISTEDVVSTEKGDFESSNFSTADNATVAEDFDFDEDYTVTADYEAIE
- the dnaJ gene encoding molecular chaperone DnaJ; this encodes MARDYYEILGVSRDADKEEIKRAYRRLARKYHPDVNKEAGAEERFKEINRAYEVLSEPETRARYDRFGEAGVAGGVGVGGFQDMGDMGGFADLFESFFSGFSGAGQTRSRRSGPVRGDDLRLDLKLDFREAVFGGEKEIRISHLETCEVCSGSGAKPGTRPRTCSTCSGSGQVRRVTRTPFGSFTQVSTCPTCNGTGQMIEEKCDACEGNGVRQVTKKLKITIPAGVDNGTRLRISGEGDAGQRSGPPGDLYVYLFVNEDAEFQREGINILSEIKISYLQAILGCRIQVNTVDGPQELVVPAGTQPNTVITLENHGVPRLGNPVSRGDHLITILIDIPTKITTEERELLEKLAKIKGDRTGKGGLEGFLGNLFQR
- the grpE gene encoding nucleotide exchange factor GrpE, with translation MVDEDKQTEIAEQESNTSAETMNLNDNSEVNAQVVDSTSSSGETTGEENTVAAAFEQGQQQLAELTAQVESLKSQLEERTSQYIRIGADFENFRKRTQKEKEEIEQKIKRDTITELLPVVDNFERARSQIKPQTDAEMTIHKSYQSVYKQMVDTLKRLGVSAMRSEGSPFDPNYHEAVMREPTDEHPEGTVLEELVRGYFLGDRVLRHALVKVAAAPEPGETSAASDTE